From the genome of Etheostoma spectabile isolate EspeVRDwgs_2016 chromosome 10, UIUC_Espe_1.0, whole genome shotgun sequence, one region includes:
- the sncb gene encoding beta-synuclein produces MDVFMKGLSKAKEGMAVAAEKTKEGVAVAAEKTREGVMFVGNKAKDSVGTVAEKTTGAYGNIVAATGLGKKDEFPADMNPEEYGQEAMEGHGDAMLQPEGETYDESQQESQDYEPEA; encoded by the exons ATGGATGTGTTTATGAAGGGTTTGTCTAAAGCGAAAGAGGGGATGGCTGTGGCCGCGGAGAAGACCAAGGAAGGAGTTGCGGTTGCGGCTGAAAAGACTAGAGAAGGAGTTATGTTTGTAG GTAACAAGGCCAAAGACAGCGTGGGCACAG TGGCTGAAAAGACCACTGGAGCCTATGGGAACATTGTCGCTGCCACTGGCCTCGGGAAAAAGGACGAGTTTCCTGCTGACATGAAT ccTGAGGAGTACGGGCAGGAGGCCATGGAGGGCCACGGAGATGCAATGCTGCAGCCAGAAGGAGAGACATACGATGAGTCCCAGCAG GAGAGCCAGGACTACGAGCCAGAAGCGTAA